One genomic segment of Salmo trutta chromosome 8, fSalTru1.1, whole genome shotgun sequence includes these proteins:
- the slc7a8a gene encoding solute carrier family 7 member 8a — MTDGPRQRGCSAASGGDAVAESGKGSGEGGVALKKEIGLVSACGIIVGNIIGSGIFVSPKGVMENASSVGLALIVWIVTGIITAIGALCYAELGVTIPKSGGDYSYVKDIFGGLAGFLRLWIAVLVIYPTNQAVIALTFSNYVLQPLFPTCFPPENGLRLLAAVCLLLLTWVNCSSVRWATRVQDIFTAGKLLALALIIIMGIVQICKGEYYWLEPAHAFEPFQEYDVGLIALAFLQGSFAYGGWNFLNYVTEELVDPYVNLPRAIFISIPLVTFVYVFANIAYVTAMSPQELLASNAVAVTFGEKLLGVMSWIMPISVALSTFGGVNGSLFTSSRLFFAGAREGHLPSLLAMIHVKRCTPIPALLFTCLSTLLMLCTSDMYTLINYVGFINYLFYGVTVAGQIVLRIKAPDMHRPIRISLVWPVIYLLFWAFLLIFSLYSEPIVCGLGMAIMLTGVPVYFLGVYWDNKPECFNSFVAKMTYLGQKFCVVVYPGETKGAGNGEEGEELKESQAPLSQDDGETQKSADC; from the exons ATGACGGACGGACCAAGGCAACGAGGATGTTCAGCGGCGTCTGGCGGGGATGCTGTCGCCGAGTCCGGGAAAGGgtcaggagaaggaggggtggCTCTGAAGAAAGAGATCGGTCTTGTGAGCGCTTGCGGAATTATTGTTG GTAATATCATCGGCTCTGGGATCTTTGTCAGCCCTAAGGGCGTGATGGAGAATGCTAGCTCAGTGGGTCTGGCACTGATCGTGTGGATTGTCACCGGCATCATCACGGCCATTGGAGCGCTGTGCTACGCCGAACTGGGTGTCACCATCCCCAAGTCAGGGGGAGACTATTCATACGTCAAGGACATCTTCGGAGGACTGGCAGG GTTCCTGCGTCTGTGGATCGCGGTGCTGGTGATCTACCCCACCAACCAGGCAGTCATCGCCCTCACCTTCTCCAACTACGTCCTACAGCCCCTCTTCCCAACCTGCTTCCCGCCGGAGAACGGGCTGCGCCTGCTGGCCGCCGTCTGCCTAC ttttGTTGACGTGGGTGAACTGCTCCAGTGTGCGATGGGCCACCAGAGTCCAGGACATATTCACAGCTGGCAAGCTGCTGGCCCTGGCTCTCATCATTATCATGGGCATTGTGCAGATCTGCAAGG gGGAGTACTATTGGCTGGAGCCAGCCCATGCCTTTGAGCCCTTCCAGGAGTACGACGTGGGGCTGATAGCCCTGGCCTTCCTACAAGGCTCCTTCGCATACGGAGGATGGAACTTCCTCAACTACGTCACTGAGGAGCTGGTTGACCCCTATGT GAATCTTCCTCGTGCCATCTTCATCTCTATCCCCTTGGTGACGTTCGTGTACGTGTTTGCCAACATCGCTTACGTCACCGCCATGAGTCCTCAGGAGCTGCTGGCCTCCAACGCTGTTGCTGTA ACGTTTGGTGAGAAGCTGCTAGGCGTGATGTCATGGATCATGCCCATCTCTGTTGCTCTGTCCACCTTCGGAGGGGTCAACGGGTCCCTCTTCACCTCCTCACG GTTGTTCTTTGCTGGAGCCAGAGAGGGCCACCTCCCCAGTCTCCTGGCCATGATCCACGTGAAGCGTTGTACCCCCATCCCTGCTCTGCTCTTCACT tgtCTGTCCACCCTGTTGATGCTGTGCACCAGTGACATGTACACCCTCATTAACTACGTGGGGTTCATCAACTACCTCTTCTACGGGGTCACTGTTGCCGGGCAGATCGTGCTGCGCATCAAGGCACCCGACATGCACCGACCGATCAGG atCAGTCTGGTATGGCCGGTCATCTACCTATTGTTCTGGGCCTTCCTGCTCATCTTCTCCCTGTACTCTGAGCCCATTGTGTGTGGCCTCGGCATGGCTATCATGCTGACGGGAGTACCGGTCTACTTCCTGGGTGTCTACTGGGACAACAAGCCTGAATGCTTCAACAGCTTTGTTG CCAAGATGACCTACCTGGGCCAGAAGTTCTGtgtggtggtgtatccaggggAGACGAAGGGAGCAGGGAACGGGGAGGAGGGCGAGGAGCTGAAGGAGTCCCAGGCTCCTCTCTCGCAAGACGATGGGGAGACACAAAAGTCTGCAGACTGCTAA